CCGGGGACGTTGGCAAAGGCCTGTGAGTCGAAGAAGTTGGTGAAGCCGATGGTGGCGTATCCAAAGTTAACCGGCGTCTGGAAGCTTCCACCGGGGTTGACCAGGAAGCTCATGAAGTAGTCTTCGCCGTTGGCGACGGGCGTGTACGTGTCGATCGGCCTGAAGCCGCGACGGAAGGCTGCGGCACCGCCGGCGGCGAGATAACGGCCCTTGCCGCCCTCGGCGTAGGTGTCGGTGACGGGGGCGAGTGCCAGCGTGTCGTCACTCCCCTGAAGGTTGGCGGTCCCGACGGTCCATGCGCTGCTGAAGCCGGTCACGCCGACAGTCGGGTTGGCTCCGTTGTAGCCGCCCTGGTCGTTGTACGTGTCGGTGCCCGGACCGGTGACGAAGCTGTCGGCGGCGATGAGCTGGGCCGAGGCCGGCACGGCACAGGCGGCAGCGACGAGGGTGGCGGCGGTGAGTTGCTTTTTCATTCCTTCTCCGATTGAAGCGGTGGCAGGCAGGTGGGCCGACAGTCGCGTCGGCGAAAGGTGGCCGGCCGCAATGAAGCGACCGACCACCGGGGGGTGGGGAAGCTCAAGCACGTCGGCGGCGGAGCATTGCGCCGATGCCGCCCAGGGCGAGCACGGCAGCGGTCGTCGGCTCGGGAACGATCAAGTCGCTGGGTGCCAGTGCGATCATCGGCTCGTCGAAGAAGACGTTGCCGTTCCAGGCACGGGCGTCGTAGTTGAGGCGATCCAGGTTGGCGTCGCCGAACTGGAAGCCGTTGATCGTGCCGGTGACGAGCGCGGTGGCGGTGAGGCTGGCGTCGTCGGTGAAGTCGGTCGCGTTGACCCAGTAGGTGACGCTGTCGGCGTTGACGGTCGCCTTGTAGACGATGTTGTACGTGAGGTTGGCCGTATCGACGAGGTCGCCGTCGATGAGGATGGTGTCCTCGGCCGTCTGGCCCGTCGTGGTCCTCGAGCGGATGACGAGGCTGCCGGAGTCGGTCGAGCTCTTCTGGGCGAAGCCGACGAAGACGCCGTCGAGGAAGCCGCTGTTGGCCCCGATGGTCGGCTGGACGAAGTTGCCAAAGCCGGTGAGGGCGTAGCTGTCAGCGTCGCCCGTGGGAGCAATGCCGCCGCGGTTGACGAGGTGGCTGACGTAGAACGGACTGGTGCCCGGCGTGCCGGAGACGAGGTTGCGGGCGTTGGCCCGGCGAAACGGGTCGACTGGTGCGGCCGAGTAGGTGACCTTGCCGCTGAGCGAGCCGTCGATGCCGAGCGGTGCGTAGGACAGGCCGTTGTCGGACGCGGCGAACTGGACGGTGCCGGTGCCGCCGCCGTAGTTGCCGTCGGCAAAGCCGAGGCTCTCGAGCGTGCCGGGCTGCGAGACGAGCGGCAGGACCTGATACTCGCCGGCCGCGGGATCGCTGCCGATCACGTACGAGTCGGACGCCAGCAGCTGAGCCGAGGCGGCGGATGAGATGCCGAGAGCAGCAACAGCGGCCGCTGCAGTGAGGGTTCGTGTGAGCATGGGTTCTCCTTCTCCTGTGGAACAAAAGCGACAGCGACGAACGCGATGCTGGGCGAGACAATCGCCCCACGCTGCCGCTTGGATTCTTATATAAGCCCGAAAATACCACACCCGTGGGCCGTGTCAACGCAATTCGCCCTCCTCGACGCCCTCGGCGACGCGATCCGGCCACGACAACTCGACGCCGTCATCGGCGAGCGAGGCTTGAAATCCTTGCAATTCTCCCAGGTTCTCACGCACTTCGTGGGGCCGGACGTCGCGGGCCAGGCACCAGGCGGCGAGGCTGCCGGCTGCTTCGCCGATGGTCCATTCGACCGGATGCAACCGCGTGCAGCCGTTGGCGACGTGGCTCACACCGATCGCCTTGCCGGCTGCGATCAGGTTCGCGCTGCCCGGCTGGCCGGCCTTGGGAAGGAGCGCACCGAGCGGCACCTCGAACGGAGCGGCCTTCACGTAGACGCTGTTGCGACCGGCGGCAGTCGGGTGCAGGTCGATCATGTAGTGCCCGATGCCGACGCTGTCGGCGAACCGTTCGCCGAGGCCCGGCCGGTCGACGCCGTCGGCGACGCGTTGGTCGATTCCTACTTGTTTTTCAGTCAAAATCGTCTCGGCGAGCAGTCGCCGCGGCTCACGCACGTAGACGGCTTTCGCGAAGCCGTCGCTCGTGCCGAGGCAGTCGCCGGCGAGTTTCAGTTCCGGGTAGCCATGGCCGTCGTCGTGGCGAGGGGCGTCGGTCTGGAGCCAGCGGACGAAGCAGCGGGCCTGCTCTTTCGCCTCCGCTAGAACGTCGTCGCGGTGCAGGTACGGGTCGCTGCCCGGTGCGATGGCGGGCCGGCGGAAGTAGTCGGTTTGGACGATATTCCAGAGAGAAACGTCGCATTTCGGCGGGTCGTGCAGATGGCCGGCGACGAGACGGCGGTAGCGCCAAAGCTCCAGCTCGCCCTCGGCAGGCTCGTCTGGCGGCGGGATCATCGGCAGGTGACGCGGGTCGGTCGCGTCGTCGATGTCCCACGAGAAGAGCGGCCCAGGCCAGGGTGGCGTGAGCTCGGGCACGAAGCTTCGCCACGACTCGTAGCTCGCGGGCTGGTCGATGGTGTGGTCTTCGCCGGGGCAGTGTTCGAGGGCGAAGCACCAGCTGATCGCCTGCTGGTCGGCGGGATCGGTCGAACCGCCCAGATCGCCCCGACCGTGCATCTCGCCGAACACGTCGCTCCCTTCGGCACCGAGCATGAATCTGCAGCCGACGAGCGGGTAGAGATCGCCGAATTCTGTCGCGTCCAAGACGTACTTCGCGTCGACGCTGGTCACTCCGGTCGCCGTTCGGAAAACGACGGAGGCCACGCGGTCATTGTTGAGTTCTGCACGGACAGGGTTGGCTCCGCAGAGTACCTCAAGGCGACCGCACTCGATGTGCGGCTGGAGCATGTCGCGGAGGACGCGTTCACCCACGGCGGGGTCGAAACAGAGCCGGCTGACCCACCCGCCGCCGGGGTTGAGCCGACGATCGGCGCGTGCGTCGGCGGAGAGCCTGCCGTGCCGGCGATACCAGCTTCGGACGGCTCCGCGGAACGCGACGTAGCGACGGGTCGCCCCGAAGAAGCCGTCGTCGCCTTCGATCCAGCGGTGCTCGTCTGGCGGGACGCCCTGGCTGGTGAGCTGCCCGCCGAGCCAGTCGGTCGGCTCGGTCAGAATGCAGGAAACTCCCTTGGAAACGAGCGAAAGCACGGCAGCCACGCCACCGCATCCGCCGCCGACGACGAGTACATCAGTCCGCCGGACCGTCTCGCTGCTCATGACGTTGCCGGTGCCGTGCTGCCGCGGACGACGAGTTGGGCCGTGAGCGCTGGCGGAGCGACGGGTGATTCTTCAGTGATTTTCGCCAAAAGCTGAGCGACGGCCGTTTCGCCGAGGTTGACCAGCGGCTGATGCAGCGTCGTCAGTGCCGGGGAGAGGTGCGCAGCAGACGGCGGATCATCGACGCCGACGAGGCTCAGATCGTGCGGAACAGAACGCCTGGCGGCAGCCGCAGCGGCGTAGCAGTCGAGCGCGTAGTAGTAGCCGGCGGCGAAGATCGCAGTTGGAGACTGTGGATTTTCAAGGAGTTCCTGCAGTTTCTGCCGGCCGTCGTCGTCGAGCTTCCAGCCGCCGTCGTGCATGACGTGCTGGTCGTCCAGCTCAAAGCCGGCCGATCGAGCCTCTTCGCAGAAGCCACGCCAGCGGTCTTCGGCGTTGCTGGTGGTCGCCTCGCCGCCGCTGCCGACGTAGCCGAGGCGACGATGGCCCAGCTCGATCAGGTGCCGTGCCGCCCGTCGGCCGAGGTCGACGTTGTCGACGTCGACGGCTGTGACGTTGGATGCCGGGTCGACCGCGGCACCGACGACAACGCACGCTTTTCCCTTGTTTTTCGCTATGTCTGCGACTTCGTCCGGCAGCGGGTTGACGTATAGGAAGCCATCGCACTCGCCGCGGAGGTCGTCGTCGAATCGCAGGAGCACCAGGTCCAGCCTCGCCGAACGTGCGGCCCGGCGGACGCCTTCGAGCACCTGCGCGTGGTAGTGATCGGCCAGCGAGCTCTCTCGGTGGACGACGAGCCCGACGCGTCCCATTGCCCGGAGCGAGCGGCCGTTGCCGTTGGCGGCCTTGCGGACAAACGTGCCCCGGCCCTGGGATCTTTGAAGCAAACCGTCACCGACGAGCTCGCCAAGCGCGCGGTGCGCGGTGACGAGCGAGACGTTCATCTCGCGGCTGATCTGGGCGGTCGAAGGCATCCGCTCGCCCGGCTCGAACTGGCCGTCGTCGATCGCGCGGCGGATGGCGTCGCGGGCGACCACGTACAGCGGCTTGCCGGTCTCGGCCCGAACCGGGCTGAGCTGCGTGCGAGCGATCGTGGGCGTCCGTTGACTCATGGTCGCTCCCGTGAGTCTACACGATGAACGCG
This DNA window, taken from Planctomycetota bacterium, encodes the following:
- a CDS encoding GntR family transcriptional regulator: MSQRTPTIARTQLSPVRAETGKPLYVVARDAIRRAIDDGQFEPGERMPSTAQISREMNVSLVTAHRALGELVGDGLLQRSQGRGTFVRKAANGNGRSLRAMGRVGLVVHRESSLADHYHAQVLEGVRRAARSARLDLVLLRFDDDLRGECDGFLYVNPLPDEVADIAKNKGKACVVVGAAVDPASNVTAVDVDNVDLGRRAARHLIELGHRRLGYVGSGGEATTSNAEDRWRGFCEEARSAGFELDDQHVMHDGGWKLDDDGRQKLQELLENPQSPTAIFAAGYYYALDCYAAAAAARRSVPHDLSLVGVDDPPSAAHLSPALTTLHQPLVNLGETAVAQLLAKITEESPVAPPALTAQLVVRGSTAPATS
- a CDS encoding PEP-CTERM sorting domain-containing protein — its product is MLTRTLTAAAAVAALGISSAASAQLLASDSYVIGSDPAAGEYQVLPLVSQPGTLESLGFADGNYGGGTGTVQFAASDNGLSYAPLGIDGSLSGKVTYSAAPVDPFRRANARNLVSGTPGTSPFYVSHLVNRGGIAPTGDADSYALTGFGNFVQPTIGANSGFLDGVFVGFAQKSSTDSGSLVIRSRTTTGQTAEDTILIDGDLVDTANLTYNIVYKATVNADSVTYWVNATDFTDDASLTATALVTGTINGFQFGDANLDRLNYDARAWNGNVFFDEPMIALAPSDLIVPEPTTAAVLALGGIGAMLRRRRA
- a CDS encoding FAD-dependent oxidoreductase; translation: MSSETVRRTDVLVVGGGCGGVAAVLSLVSKGVSCILTEPTDWLGGQLTSQGVPPDEHRWIEGDDGFFGATRRYVAFRGAVRSWYRRHGRLSADARADRRLNPGGGWVSRLCFDPAVGERVLRDMLQPHIECGRLEVLCGANPVRAELNNDRVASVVFRTATGVTSVDAKYVLDATEFGDLYPLVGCRFMLGAEGSDVFGEMHGRGDLGGSTDPADQQAISWCFALEHCPGEDHTIDQPASYESWRSFVPELTPPWPGPLFSWDIDDATDPRHLPMIPPPDEPAEGELELWRYRRLVAGHLHDPPKCDVSLWNIVQTDYFRRPAIAPGSDPYLHRDDVLAEAKEQARCFVRWLQTDAPRHDDGHGYPELKLAGDCLGTSDGFAKAVYVREPRRLLAETILTEKQVGIDQRVADGVDRPGLGERFADSVGIGHYMIDLHPTAAGRNSVYVKAAPFEVPLGALLPKAGQPGSANLIAAGKAIGVSHVANGCTRLHPVEWTIGEAAGSLAAWCLARDVRPHEVRENLGELQGFQASLADDGVELSWPDRVAEGVEEGELR